The genomic window CTTCGACGATACCCCGAGCATAGAACTCGGCGATTTTGGAACCGCGGTAGCTTTCCAGCTGGCGAGGGTTTTCAGGAGGGCGCCGAAGCTGATAGCTGAGGAGATAGTTGGAAAGCTCAGGGAGAAACTTCCGGAGGAAATTTTGGAGGTCAAGGCCGTCAACGGCTACATAAACTTCTATCTCGACTACGATGTCTTCGGCAAAGCCCTCGTCCGCGGGATATTTGAAAACGGGAACGCCTACGGAGAGAGTAAGATCGGTGCCGGGAAGAAGGTCATCGTAGAGCACACCTCGGTGAACCCAACTAAGCCGTTTCATATGGGACACGCGAGGAACGCCGTCCTTGGCGATACTATGGCCCGGATAATGAGAAAGCTCGGCTACACCGTCGAGGTTCAGAACTACATAGATGACCTCGGCGTCCAGTTTGCCCAGGTTCTCTGGGGCTACCTCCATCTGAAGGACGAGTTTGAGAGGCTTGAATCAGAGCTTCGGGAAAAGGGCCTGAAGGAGGACTTCATAGACCACGTAATGGGACTGCTCTACGTCGAGGTGAACAAGCGCATAGAGGAGAATCCTGAGACTGAGAAGGAAGTCCGCGAGCTGATGAAGAAACTCGAAGAGGGAGACAACGAGATAGCAGAAATCGGCAGAAAGCTTGCGGAGAGGGTTGTCAGGGCTCAGATGCTGACAACCTACCGCATGGGCATAGCCTACGACCTCCTCAGCTGGGAGAGCGACATAATAAGGAGCGGAATCTTCGATGAGGCCTACAAACTCATCGAGGCCAACGAGAACTTCTTCTGGGCTACTGAAGGCAAGTACAAGGGTGCCTTTGTGATGGATTTGAGGAGGCTCTTCCCGGACATGAAGAACCCCTTCCTAGTCCTTAAGAGAAGCGACGGGACCGCCACTTATACCGGCAAGGACATCGCCTACCATCTCTGGAAGTTCGGAAAGGTCAGTGCCGACATGCTCTACAAGCCCTGGGATAAAACAAAGAACCACGAGACCTGGACGACTGCTCCGGATGGGGAGGAAATGGCTGGGAGGTTTGGAAACGCAGATATAGTCATCAACGTCATCGGTGCCGAGCAGAAGCACCCGCAGATGGCCATAAAGTACGCCCTTCAACTCCTCGGCTTTGAGGAGAGTGCGAAGAACTTCCATCACCTGGCTTACGAGCACGTAGTCAGGCCAGAGGGCAAGTTCTCGGGCAGGAAGGGAACCTGGGTCGGCTTCACGGTTGATGAGGTTCTCAACGAGGCTGTTCAGAGGGCCAAGGAGCTTGTGGAGGAGAAGAACCCAAGCCTGAGCGACGAGGAGAAGGATAACATCGCGGAGGCCGTCGGAGTTGGGGCCGTTCGCTTCAACCTGGTCAAGTACAGCCCGGACAAGGTAATCACCTTCAGGTGGGAGGACGTCCTCAACTTCGAGGGCGAGAGCGCTCCCTACGTCCAGTACGCCCATGCACGCTGTGCCTCGATCCTGAGGAAGGCCGAGGAGAGGGGCATAGAGACTGACTGGAAGGTTCTCATGGAGAAGGCTGACTTCTCGAAGCTTACCAACAGGGAGAAAGAACTGATAAAGCTCCTCGCAAAGTTCCCGGAGATCGTGGAGCAGGCCGGCAGGGACGTCAAGCCCCACCTCATCCCGTGGTATGCCAACGAGCTCGCCTCGCTCTTCAACAAGTTCTACATGGACCACCCGGTGCTCAAGGCGGAAGAAGGCATAGTGGAGGAGAGGCTGCTGTTGGTCCTAGCGGTGAAACAGGTTCTCAGCAATGCTCTTGAACTGCTCGGCATAGAGGCGCCGGAGAAGATGTGATTCGGCGTTTCTAATTTTATTTTGTATCGCCCCCGATACCAGGTATCGGTACCGGTACTTAAAACCTTTTCCCGGAACCCTAAAATACCCCTTTCTCCAACACCTCCCGGTGGTTCCATGCGCGGTGTTATAGTGCCCCTTGTAACGCCTTTCAATGAGGATTACTCCATTGATGTTCCGGCCCTCGAGGAGCACATCGAGTTTCTCCAGACGGTCGGCGTCCACGGGATATTCATCAACGCTACAACCGGAGAGTTCACGAGTCTCAGCGTCGAGGAGAGAAAGTTTCTGGCCGAGAAGGGCAGGGAGCTCGTTAACGCATCCTTCTATCTTGTCGGTACCGCATCCTCCAACACCTCTGAGGTCGTTGAGCTTACGAAGCACGCCCAGGATATAGGGGCTGACTACGCCGTCATAGCGCCCCCTTACTACTGCCCCCTGAACGACGAGGCCCTATTTAGGCACTACTCGATGGTCGCCGAGAGAACTGATATTCCTATTATACTCTACAACATCCCCTCCTGTGCCAATGCCCTCAGTGTTTCCCTCATCAAGCGCCTTGCCCTGGAGTACTCAAACATCGCAGGTGTAAAGGAGACAATCGACAGCATAAACCACATCAGAGACGTTATCTTTGATGTCAAAGGGGAGAGAAATGACTTCAAGGTCTTCACCGGCCTCGACCAGCACTTTCTGAACACACTCGTCCTCGGCGGTGACGGAGGTATAATGGCATGCGCCAACTTCGCGCCAGAGGTTCATCTTGCCCTCTATAAGGCTTTTCAAGAAAAGAGGTTCGAAGAAGCCCTCAAGCATGCGAGAAGCCTGGCAAAGCTGTCGAGGGTCTACGACCTTGCCTCCTCCTTTGGCTCGGCAATAAAGCTCGCCATGTCCCTCAGGGGATTCTCAATAAGGCCTGTCCTAAGGCCTCCGTATCTGATGGATGGGGAGAACGTAAAAGAGGGGATAAGAAAACTGCTCGCCGAGGTGCTGGGCTGAGTTTGAGGACGAAAAGTAGAAATAGTTAGAAGAAGAACCGCTAAATGGTGAGACTATGGAGAGAGTAAGTGAGGCGAACATAAAGTACGTTATGGAAGAGCTTGAGCGCCTAAAAGTTGAAATCCAGCGCCTTGAGGCCATGCTGGTTCCGGTAGTCAAAAATGAACTCTCAACGGAGGAAGTTGAGGAAATAGAAATGGAAGCCAGGGAACTCCATGAGGATGAATGGATAGACGCAGATGACCTCGATGATCTTCTGGAGGATGATTCATGACGTTTGAAGTTAAAATAAAACGGGAGGTAGTCAAAGCTGTTAAGTCACTTCCAAAGGCCAATCGGAGAAAGTTCATGGAACTGAAGGATGCCCTTCGCTATGAGGCAGTTCCAAAAGACAGGTTCGACATCGTCAAAATAAAAGGCTCTAGGGATTTGGACATATACCGGGTTAGAATCGGGGAATATAGAATTATCTACTCCGTAAACTGGGAAAAACGCCTGGTACTGATCCACAGGCTGAAGAAAAGGGAAGATGCGTACAAATAACTCACTGAATCTTGTACCTGAGGAAGGCCCCAAGGCCACCGAAGGCCTTATAGAACTGCTGGCCCTCGTCTGTGTCGAGGGAGATTATCTCGACTTCGGAGCCACTCTCCTCCGCCATTTTTATGAACTCTTCCGCGACGTCCCACTTCTCAAAGCTTATGTTCTGGCTGCCGCACTTGGGACAGTGGGTGAGCTTCTTTTTGTAAATGTGGAACTCCTGCTCGCTCATGGTTTTTTCTTCGCTCCAGCCGCAGTTGTTGCACTTTGCCCTAACGCGAACCTTGTCGTAGCCCTCGCTGATTAGCAGAGTCTCCACCGCTCCAAGCTCAAGGGCTTTCCTGACCTCCTTTTCACCGTAGGTTATCATTCCGGTGTCCTTGACAAGGTGCCTGAAGAAGTCCTGTATGAGGTGCCTCTCCTTGACTGCCTCGTGGTCCTTGAGTATGTCACTGGCCTTCTCGACGAGCTCTCTAAGGCCGTACTCGCCGTGGTAGCTGATGTCCACAACACCTATTATCTTCTTTCTGAGCTCGTGGTGGAGGTAATCGCCTTCAACGAACTCCTCCTTTGTCGGTCCGGGACCGCCTATTATGATGCCCCTCAGTTCTCCCTTCTCAAGGAGAGGAAGGAAGGCCTTGTTTGCGTGTTCACCGATGCGCTTCATGAACTCATGGGTCTCCTGCTCGCGGATCCTCTCATAACGTCTCGCCGATTGACCACCGGCGCGGGTCTTTCCGGGAACGTTTGAGGTCAGCTCGTCGATGACGTCTATCCTCTTCCCGCGAAGTAATCCAATGGTTGCTTCGTTCTTCTCGACTGTTATCAGCCCGTAGGCATCTTTAACGCGGAGCATTTCCTCAAGGGGTTCGGTTATAAAGGTCTGGTCACATCGATAGAGCCTGACCTTCAGCGGCTCGGGTGGGACTATCGCCCAGAGCTTTATGTCGCTTACACCCTCCTGCTCGCTGACATTGCCAACGAAGAGGGCCAAACCCGTCTCGGGCGTCTTGCGGTAGAGCTTGAGGTGTTGCATCGCCCTCTCCAAGGCTCCAAGGACGTTCTTTCGGGTAGATTTGGATTTTATGTTCTGGGCCGTTCCGTACTCCTCTCGCAACTGCTGCATGACCTTGTTTATGTCGTATCCGGCGGGGATATACAGACTGACTAATTCGGTTGCCCGACCTCGATAGCTCTTCAGCTCATCAACCTTCTTCTTGAGTTCGTACATTTCAGCTGACTTGTGAGACATGACAATCACTCCCCTGAGAATTCTCTCCCGGACGAAGAAAACGTGAGGAATTTATAAAAGTTTAGGAGATGGCTTAGAACCAGGAGATTATTATGAGGGCTACCACTCCCAGTATGCCCCCAATGGCGACCACCAGGATATTAAGCAATGTGAAAGGAACGTTCGAGATACCAATCCAGTTCGTGAACCACAGTATTATCAGGCCGATTATGGCGTTTGCCACGAGGTATCTGAGTATCGCGAAGCCGACCTTGACCACTAAGAATACGGCCAGGAACAGGAAGAACAAGAGTAGCAGTTCTCCGATCATGATATCACCTGAGATAGTTGATACCAAACTTTCCTTATTAACCTTTTGCAAAAACTATAACGAAAGCAAAAATAGATCAACAGGATTTCGAATCATGAAAGTTTCTCGAGGGTTTCCTTTGCTATCTCTCCCAGGGACACCCACTTCTTGCCCTCGAACGGGAGTATGACCTTGTCTTCAACGTTGACGAGCTCTTCAACGTATTCCTTCGCTTCGCTGGCCCCCAGCTCTCCCAAGAGCATTAGGGCAAACCCCTTGGTGTTCTTGTCCCCCTCTCTGAGCTCCTCTATGAGATCCTCAACGATGGTGTCCTTCAGTTTCATAATCCTGTCCGGGAATCTACGGGTGAGTTCGTACGAGAGCACCATTGCGTTCTCCTTTACGTACGGATTTCTGTTCTTTGTCAGCTCAACGGCCTTTGGTAATATTTTGTCTAAGTGCGCCCCAACGGCGTCTGCCCTCTGCTCAACGATCATCCCCAGAATCAGCAGTGCATCTCCCCTGATACCCGGCACGTTATCGTCGAGGAGCTCTATAAGTGCATTTAGAGCCTTTTTGTCCTTTACTGCCATCGATACGATCTCGTCGAAGCGTTCCTCTTCTATGAGCTTTTTTATTTTATCCTTTTTTGAACCGAAGGAGAGGAACGGCATGGGAATCACCAAGGTATAAATGTAATCTGAAACCATTTAAGAGTTACTCGACACTTTCATTTAACATTGAGGTTAAATTAGAATCCACTTTCTCTTGAGTACTGTTAGATATTTCTCCGACTCTTTTAACAGTCCCAACATTAGGTTCTAAAAACTTCCTGATTATAAATAGGAGCATTACAAGAGACATTGCCACTACAAATATGTACTCTGTTGATGCTTGAGCTCTAAATTTTTTCATTTCAAAACTCCCTCCATAAAAGGAGCAAAAAGAGTTAAATCAAAAACCAGCTTAACCACTGGCTTCCTGTTGCATTTGGCTCAAGTTGCTCGAAGCTGCCTCTCCGGACTGCTCTGCGACGTCTTTTGCCGTGTTTGCCTTGCCTCTAAGCTGCCTAACAACTATTAGTATTATAACCAAAGCGGCCGCAATCATAAACAGGTACTCGATGGCACCCTGGGCTTTCCTCTTCATCTTATTCACCCCCGAAGGATTACTTCATACATTAATGCACTAAAAAAGCTTATATAGCTTTCTCCTCAAATTTAAGTCAAATCTCCCCAATACTGCAGAAAGCCCAGGGGTGGTCGTGTGGAATTAGTGGCAATACAATCGGAGTCTGTTAACATTGAAGATTGTGTGAAAGATGTGGTGATAAAATCGCGGAACCTGCTATCTGATCGGGGAGGGGTTATATATTCCTCAAAAATACACCTTACTTTCGGAGCTTTTATGAACCTGACGGTGACCCTTCTACTTGATCCCCATGGTAACGCGCGGAAGGGTGTCTTGGCCGACTACTCCCCCGGCAAGCACAAGGAGGATGCGATTCAAAAAGCGCTGGAAAAGCTCAACCGGGCCCTCCCCCAGGATGCCAAGGTCATTGATTTTGAGATTGGAACTTATACAACACCCGTTACCAGGAGAACCTATGCGGTCGCGGTTGCCGTTTACAACGCACCCCTTGAGGTCAAAGCCTTTGATGAGTATACCATCAAGGAGCGGCGTGAGCTTCTTGCCAAGGTTCTCAGGGATTTCAACTATAACCCCAAGGTTCTCAACATATCAGAGATAGCGAGGATGTTCGGCGTTTCGAGGGACTCCATATACTACGACATCGAGCAGATACTCAAGGAGGGGAAGAAGATCAGCCGCTGACCCAGAGCGGACGTGGCGTCGCTGAGATGATGAAGATTATCACCGCGATAGCCACCAGGAGTAGTCTCTTTCTGGATACCGGGGAGACCTCATCAAGCGCCCCGGGATTTCCAACCGAGCCCATCAGAAGAACCAGCATCCCCCAGATTAGCCATCCGACCCAAAGGAAGCTCATTCCTATGAGGACGAGTCCGACGACCATTGTTAAATATCTGTGGGCCTTCTCTCCCAAGAAAGAGCGCGCTATATGTCCCCCGTCGAGCTGGGCCGCCGGGATGAGGTTGAGGAACGTCACAAGGATTCCAACCCAGCCGGCTATTGCCACCGGATGAAGGAACACGACGCTGTTCTCGGGGAACGTTACCACGTACTTCTCGATTAACATGAAAAGGAGATTCTCACCGAAGACTATCCCTCCCTCTGTGGGGGGAAGGAGATGCTGGGGCACAGGCACTGAGAGCTTCAGTCCTATAATGCTCACGGGTATGGCGACCAGAAAACCGGCTATGGGGCCGCTGACGCCGAGGTCTATGGCGGCGTTTCTAGTGGGGAGGGGTGACTTGACCCTTATGACCGCCCCGAGGGTTCCCAGCATGCTGGGGAACGGTATGAAGTAGGGCATCGTTGCCCTGACGCCGTGATAGGCGGCTGCAATCTTGTGGCCCAGCTCGTGGGTTCCAAGTATGGCCATTACGCTTATGGAAAATGCTACCGCGTTAATGTAGGGATTCCTTATTCCGGGGAGGTTGTAGTAATCGAGCAGCTGAATGTAGAGAGACGAGAGATAGTAGCCAGCAAACAGCGTCGTGAATATTGTGGCTATCAGGAAAATCCACGGGAGCCACCGATTGTCCTCCTTTATCCCCTGGGCGGGGAATACGAACAGCAGAACATTACCACTGCGCTCTTTGAGAGCCGCCCAGTAGCCGAGCTCCTCCAGCTCACTCAGAACCCTCTCAAAGTTCTCCTCCCGGATCTCGCGAACCTTAAACACAAAAACCCTTCCGTCTATTCTATCAAGCTCCACGTCGTAGAATTCCTTGACCTTCCTCTCAACGGCCTCCGGTAGGAAGGGGATATCGCCACGAAGAGAAAGCGTCAGTTCCTCCGGTTCCGTCTGGAACTCCACCAGAACCATGTCCCCGCCGCACCTGGGGCAGCCTTTCTCGATAAGGGGCTCCGTGGAATCCATTACCTCCCTGTGCCCGCAGTTGATGCACTCATAGACTCCCTTTGGCATTTTGACTCCCTGAAAAGGAATTGACGGAGAGCTTAAAAAGACTATTCCTCAATTTCGACCAGTCCCTTGTCGGCATTAACGTTGGCCCTTTTTCCGCTCCTGAGCTTTGAGACGTCTATTCCGTCTACCATTGGGATTCCGGCTATTATGGCCCCCGTCGCAACTATGGTCTCCGCTTCACCAACGATTATGGCCTTTGGAGCCTTGCCGTTCTTCTTGAGTGCATAGATAACGTAGGAACCAACGGTTGAGCCCTTTCCTCTTGGAAATGCCAGTATCTTACCCGCGATGCTCTGCCCTCTGATGTCACTCTCGGCATCGGTGACTATTCCCGTCTCCGGGTCAACGCCACCGAGGAACGATAGGGGTTTGTGGGAGACTACTAGCTCCCCCTCGGCCTTTCCCCCGACTATCTTCCTCCCCTTTAGCCTCATGATACCACCTCATGGCGCCTCCATGATTAGGTTTTCGACATCGTCGAGCCTTACGCTGAATCCAAAGGAGCGGAAGTAAAAGGCGCTCTTTCCACTGTTTGTAGCTATGCCCGAGTACCAGCGCTTAATTGGTGAGACAACAAAGCAAGAATCCGCTATGATTTTCCCGTTGTAGCGCTCTATTGTCTCGGTATATCCAAGAGAATCTGCCAGGGCTTTGACTGCCCGGCTCGCCGTTATGAAAAGGGGTATTCTCAAAGGTTTTCCGCGCATTCTGAGAAGTTCAGCAATCTCTTTAACTTCTGGAAGGGATGCATGTGGACAGCCGATGAGTATCATGTCTATTTCGCCCCAGTCGTCGGAGAAAGCCTCCTTAACGGCCTTTACCTCGGAATCTTCAACGGTTATGGTCTCAAGTTTGTCCACCACCGCCTCCCGGTACTCGGGTGTCTCGCCCTCGACGTGGTAGAGCGCTATACTCCCAGTTGCGGCCATCGCTGCACCCATTCCCTTGAGGTATTCCGTTCTCTCAGGGCTTATACCCCTAAAATACGGAACATCGTTGCCGAGGGTTTTTCCAAGGTGGTAGCCCAAAGCCGCGTAGTCGACAAAGCTCTCCACCCCTGCCCTAACATCAACGACAATCGTTGCCTTCCTGTTCTCGTCCAGGTGGAGGCCGTAATTCGGTGTTTTGCCCACTATTGCTGCCGCCAGGCTGGAAGGACCGCCTTCGCGATTTGTCCTTGCCCCAAGTATGGAGTTTGCAAAGCTTACCGCGGAACTCTCGCTCCAAGCCAGGTGGTCGCCGAACTTTGGAAGGTTCGCGCCATAGTAGGGCGTGCAAGTTGAGGTTGTCTCGATTCCCATCCTGCGGTAAAGCTCAAGGACTTCTGCCTGCTTCTCCATGAACTCGTCGTCGCCTATTCCTGCCGGGTTCAGGGTGGTGTAAACACTGACCTTCGCTCCTGCCTCGACAAAGTCCCTAAGGAACTCCATTCCGGCATCGCCAATGTTCTTGTAGGAAACACCCGCGATTTGGGCGCTTTTGATTGGGATAAGCCCCTCTGCACCGTAGATGTCCCCGAGCGCAACCAGTATCTCCATGGCCTTCTGGAGTGCATAGCCGTACTCTCCGGCGAGTATGAGCTCCTCCTCCTTCGTTAGATACATGTCACCACCTATTGGATTCGACGTTTTGTTGCTTATAAGCCCTTCTTCCACTCTCAAAAGTCAAAATGATATCAAAGTTACTCAGAAATTTTTATAGTATCTTAAGGACAATAAGTAATGCCCAACTATCGGGAGGTGCCCATGATGGGACTCAGTGTTAAAAAACTAGCAACTGTTTTGTTTTTGGTTTTCTGTAGTGTACTAGCGACTCCGGCGATGGTCTACGGGGCCGACACCTACGACGTCGTGCTGTCGGACAGCGGACCAACATTCTACGCCACCAAGAATGTGGGCATATGGCCGTTCACACAAACCTTCAAGATGCAGGGTAAAGTGATATCGTACTCGACCTCCTGGTACTCCGGCTCCGGACACTCGCAGATATCGTTTCCCTTCGTAGGACTCTACTCTCTGGACTACGCCTATGTTCGCCTCAGTAACAGCGCCGGCTTTTACAGGAGTTGGACTTACCACCAGGGCAGTTTCACCTGCAACTTTTACTATCCGTATCTCAGCGACGCCGACGGCGGTCCAAGCTCCAAGCTGACCATGAAGTGGCACTACGAATTCGTAGGGGATCTGGGTTCCTACTGAGGAGGTGGTGTGAATGAGGAGGTATCTCGTCCCGTTGTTTGTGTTGGTTCTCCTTGGGGGAATGCTGGGAGCGGCTTATGCCTTTTCGCAACCGCCCTCACAGAAGGCACTTGCCTCTGCAATGGGGAGCATGAATAAGTACCAGTTCGTACGCGAGATTGAGTTCGACCAGTACAGGGTCTACGTTGTCAACAACGGGGGTTCGAACGTCCTCAAGAAGGACTTCGAGTACCACGGCAAAGTCGTGACCACGGGCGCTGTTGACATGGTGCATGGGATTGTTACTGAGTCTGAGGAATATTACATCAACGGTTCGCTGGCCATGCGCGGCCACATAACCGTCAACCTCCGCACAGGGGAAGTTTCGGGAACCGTAACTCTTGCGAATGGAACCATTATGGACGTTAAGGAGCTCTGGGAGAGGTATTACGGAGTAGACAGCGACACGGCAGTAGACATGATACGGGGAAGCCTTCCCACACTGGCCTTTAGGGATGCGCTCCTCAACTCCCGCGGCCTCAGGAAGGTTAGGAGCTCAGTTTCCCTGTCCGATAGAATACTGATGGGACTGGGTCTCAAGGAGAAGCTCTTTGAGTACGAGTTCACCACAAAATCGGGTAAGATCTGGCATGTCTTTGTCGACTCCAGCGGCGTTCCGCGCAGGTTTGAGTTCAAGACGGAGGATTCAAAAATCGTCGTCCACATAACGCCCATGGGATGAGGGGCACGGCAACCCTTTTACTCTTTTATTCCCTGCAATCCCATCGTTCCCTTTACTCCCGCAAAATTTATAAACCCCCCGCGGTTCACTAACTAACGGGTCGAGCAGCGGGGTGGGGCAGCTAGGAGTGCCCGCCGGGCTCATAACCCGGAGGTCGGAGGTTCAAATCCTCCCCCCGCTATTTGGATACATTTGTACGTTGATGTTCTTTTTTGAACACACCAATGGCTTCAAGGGCGTCTTTTAGCTTAAGTTGTTTTCTTACTATTGAAAATCCCACATTTTTGTAGAAGTTAGACACACTCTGTCTTCGCTGAATCATTATTCTGTAAAGATCATATTTGTACTGATACATTCTACCTCGGATGTTTACGGGAGTGCCCTTTTTACGGTGAAGATAAATTCTGGAGTCAATCTCAAGCCCGTGAAGTAGCTCTTTGCAAAGTGTTAGCACATTTAAGTCATAGTTCGCAGCAGATATTTGAACCGATCTTGATTTCTTATTGAATACCACAGTTCCTTCACTGTCAAAGAACCCTCTTAGGAACTCCTTTGGATACATCCTAGCAACTTCAAAAAGCCTCTCTTTCGGCCCTTTCAGGAACATGAACAGCTCCTTGTTGGTGACCTCCACCCACCACCGGTCGGCTCTGCCCCGATTGCACTCAAAGCCAGTTCTTGGATTTGCTCCAATGCCCTTAAGAGCCCTCCCAAAGCTCTCGGCGAAGTCCTCGTCAACAACCTTTAAACGAATTCTATACTGATAATTCCTTTCACTAACGGAGGCATCTCCGAGATAGGCTCCGACTATGTAGGCCAGCTCTGGGGAGGGTTCCAGATTAACGCGCTTGGTTTTGTTAAACGTGTTGTGTGTTCCTCTGCACCACCTAAGAACCGTTGCCTTGGAGATGGAAACCTTGAACTCCTCAGCCAATTCTCTTGTAATCCTTCGGTAGCTCATTCCTGATTCACGGAGTTGACGGGCGCGTTCCTGTATTCTCTCCACTTCGGAGGGCGAGAGGTCTCTCAAGGTTCGCATGTAACTATCTTAACTCGTTTATTTAAAACTCTTTTGTATTGTAAATATCGCGGGCAAACCTTTTAAACTTTTCCTCAATTTCCAACGCAAAGGGCGGCTGGCAGGAAATTGTTTCTGCTTGACAAGAACTCAACCGCTTTGTAGAATTTAACTTTGTTGCCCATAGTCCGAATCGTAATTTGATGCACTCACTCCCAATTTCCCTATTTCTTTGAAAAATCACTGTCTCCTTCACCATCAAAGACTCCCTTCAGGAACTCTCGTGAGTATGCGCCTTAGGAACCTCAAAAAGTTCCTTCTTTGACCCTTTGAAAAGGGGATAGAGGCTATTAGTCGCCGCTTCAACGTACCCGCGGTCGTTTCTCTCTCATTTCCCTGAAGCCAAGTCCTCACATCCAGATGGCGAAACTTTTATTTACCTTTTCTGTATAAAACATGGTGGGGGTACCCGATGAGAAAGGGCCAGTCCTCCCTAGAATACTTACTCATGATAGCGGCAGCTCTCATCTTAGTTTTGCTTGTGGTTAGAGTTCTCTATGGAATCACCAACTCTCCTCCCGATGTGAAGTGCGATAATGTAGTCATAAGCTACGTTAAGTACGATGCTGAAGGAGATGATCGGAATAATTTGAACGACGAATACGTCGTCATCGAAAATATGGGCTGTGAGGCTGTAAACTTAGAGGGGTGGAAGCTAAAGGATGAAGCCAATCATGTATACTCGTTTCCCTCCATAACCCTAGCACCGGGGGCGAGTGTAAGGGTGCATACTGGCTCTGGAAATGACACGGATTCCGACCTGTACTGGGGAAGAGGGGCACCGGTGTGGAACAACCGAGGTGATACTGCATATTTGTATGACGCGGATGGAAAGCTCGTTGATAGCTGCAGCTGGACCGGGACGGAAGGAGGAGCCGTCAACTGCCACTAACGACAAACTTTTTAAACTCCTTCTTCTACGCCGATGCGAAGGGGCGGCTGGCGGGAGCTAGCCGTCACCGGGAGGTGTATGATATGGCAAGGATACACGCGAGAAAGAGAGGTAAGTCTGGTTCTAAGAGGCCACCGAGGACCGCTCCGCCGACCTGGGTTGAGTACACGGCGGAGGAGGTTGAGGGACTCGTTATCAAGCTCAGGAAGGAAGGCTACAGCGCGGCAATGATAGGAACCATCCTCAGGGACCAGTACGGCATCCCGAGCGTCAAGCTCATCACCGGCAAGAAAATAACCAAGATCCTTGAGGAGAACGGCCTCGCTCCGAACATCCCGGAGGACCTCATGGCTCTCATCAGGAAGGCGGTTAAGCTCAGAAAGCACCTGGAGATGCACCCCAAGGACAAGCACTCAAGGCGCGGTCTCCAGCTCACCGAGAGCAAGATCAGGCGCCTTGTCAAGTACTACCGGAGAACCGGCAAGTTGCCCGCCAAGTGGCGCTACGATCCGGAGCAGGCCAAGCTCCTGGTCCGCTGATCCCCTTTCCTTCTTATAAGGTGGTAAAATGGACAGGGGCGCTTTCTTGGAGAAGGCCCGCGAGGGGGCAGAGCTAATCAAGATGCACATCGAGCTAGGACACACTATCAGGATAATCTCCCACCGCGATGCCGATGGGATCACCGCGGGGGCGATTTTAGCGAAAGCCGTTGCGCGGGAAGGTGGGAGCTTCCAGCTCAGCATAGTCAAGCAGCTCAGTGAAGAGCTT from Thermococcus sp. MAR1 includes these protein-coding regions:
- a CDS encoding HTH domain-containing protein, whose translation is MNLTVTLLLDPHGNARKGVLADYSPGKHKEDAIQKALEKLNRALPQDAKVIDFEIGTYTTPVTRRTYAVAVAVYNAPLEVKAFDEYTIKERRELLAKVLRDFNYNPKVLNISEIARMFGVSRDSIYYDIEQILKEGKKISR
- a CDS encoding site-2 protease family protein — protein: MPKGVYECINCGHREVMDSTEPLIEKGCPRCGGDMVLVEFQTEPEELTLSLRGDIPFLPEAVERKVKEFYDVELDRIDGRVFVFKVREIREENFERVLSELEELGYWAALKERSGNVLLFVFPAQGIKEDNRWLPWIFLIATIFTTLFAGYYLSSLYIQLLDYYNLPGIRNPYINAVAFSISVMAILGTHELGHKIAAAYHGVRATMPYFIPFPSMLGTLGAVIRVKSPLPTRNAAIDLGVSGPIAGFLVAIPVSIIGLKLSVPVPQHLLPPTEGGIVFGENLLFMLIEKYVVTFPENSVVFLHPVAIAGWVGILVTFLNLIPAAQLDGGHIARSFLGEKAHRYLTMVVGLVLIGMSFLWVGWLIWGMLVLLMGSVGNPGALDEVSPVSRKRLLLVAIAVIIFIISATPRPLWVSG
- a CDS encoding DUF126 domain-containing protein; the encoded protein is MRLKGRKIVGGKAEGELVVSHKPLSFLGGVDPETGIVTDAESDIRGQSIAGKILAFPRGKGSTVGSYVIYALKKNGKAPKAIIVGEAETIVATGAIIAGIPMVDGIDVSKLRSGKRANVNADKGLVEIEE
- a CDS encoding aconitase X catalytic domain-containing protein, which codes for MYLTKEEELILAGEYGYALQKAMEILVALGDIYGAEGLIPIKSAQIAGVSYKNIGDAGMEFLRDFVEAGAKVSVYTTLNPAGIGDDEFMEKQAEVLELYRRMGIETTSTCTPYYGANLPKFGDHLAWSESSAVSFANSILGARTNREGGPSSLAAAIVGKTPNYGLHLDENRKATIVVDVRAGVESFVDYAALGYHLGKTLGNDVPYFRGISPERTEYLKGMGAAMAATGSIALYHVEGETPEYREAVVDKLETITVEDSEVKAVKEAFSDDWGEIDMILIGCPHASLPEVKEIAELLRMRGKPLRIPLFITASRAVKALADSLGYTETIERYNGKIIADSCFVVSPIKRWYSGIATNSGKSAFYFRSFGFSVRLDDVENLIMEAP
- a CDS encoding LAGLIDADG family homing endonuclease, with product MRTLRDLSPSEVERIQERARQLRESGMSYRRITRELAEEFKVSISKATVLRWCRGTHNTFNKTKRVNLEPSPELAYIVGAYLGDASVSERNYQYRIRLKVVDEDFAESFGRALKGIGANPRTGFECNRGRADRWWVEVTNKELFMFLKGPKERLFEVARMYPKEFLRGFFDSEGTVVFNKKSRSVQISAANYDLNVLTLCKELLHGLEIDSRIYLHRKKGTPVNIRGRMYQYKYDLYRIMIQRRQSVSNFYKNVGFSIVRKQLKLKDALEAIGVFKKEHQRTNVSK
- a CDS encoding lamin tail domain-containing protein, coding for MRKGQSSLEYLLMIAAALILVLLVVRVLYGITNSPPDVKCDNVVISYVKYDAEGDDRNNLNDEYVVIENMGCEAVNLEGWKLKDEANHVYSFPSITLAPGASVRVHTGSGNDTDSDLYWGRGAPVWNNRGDTAYLYDADGKLVDSCSWTGTEGGAVNCH
- a CDS encoding 30S ribosomal protein S15, with product MARIHARKRGKSGSKRPPRTAPPTWVEYTAEEVEGLVIKLRKEGYSAAMIGTILRDQYGIPSVKLITGKKITKILEENGLAPNIPEDLMALIRKAVKLRKHLEMHPKDKHSRRGLQLTESKIRRLVKYYRRTGKLPAKWRYDPEQAKLLVR